The following proteins are co-located in the Deltaproteobacteria bacterium genome:
- a CDS encoding patatin-like phospholipase family protein produces the protein MATKAALVLGGGGITGGMYELGALSAMDDFIVSGRKSGEFDLYVGISAGSILAAFLANGITVGEMCSSVLGEKDGGLLLRREDIYELPIGNLFRFLGRSMRNLGSVIRHIRKGGQPVTFLNILAVLQQFLPAGFFSNANLERYIARALSGGGRSNDFRTVRRSLSIVATEVDTAERWIFGEGGRQDIPISKAIQASTAIPVFFEPVLIEERYFVDGAAERVGHLDIPAAAGADLIVMINPIVPIYNDRSVVCMPTLDGHCSSLTERGVTAVAEQSFRINSRVKLELGTLLFRADHPGTDLLMIEPSPAESSLFLYGSMNFAERIHSMNYGYNSSVHYFIENFDMLRECFARHGMDVSLERLDADRFLQHAELPAGRRRFGLKRQQSPVPSR, from the coding sequence GGGGAGTTCGACCTGTACGTGGGGATCAGCGCCGGAAGCATCCTCGCGGCATTCCTCGCCAACGGCATCACCGTAGGCGAGATGTGTTCCTCCGTCCTCGGGGAGAAGGACGGGGGATTGCTGCTGCGTCGCGAGGACATCTACGAATTGCCCATCGGCAACCTGTTCCGATTCCTGGGACGGTCCATGCGCAACCTCGGTTCCGTGATACGTCACATCCGGAAGGGCGGACAACCGGTCACCTTCCTGAACATCCTCGCCGTCCTTCAGCAGTTCCTGCCCGCGGGGTTCTTCTCCAACGCGAACCTGGAACGGTACATCGCGCGGGCGCTGTCCGGCGGGGGACGGAGCAACGATTTCCGGACGGTCCGCAGATCCCTGTCCATCGTGGCCACCGAGGTGGACACCGCGGAACGGTGGATCTTCGGCGAGGGGGGGCGGCAGGACATCCCGATCTCGAAGGCGATCCAGGCTTCGACGGCCATCCCGGTCTTTTTCGAACCGGTCCTCATCGAGGAGAGGTATTTCGTGGACGGCGCGGCGGAACGGGTAGGCCACCTGGATATCCCCGCCGCCGCCGGGGCGGACCTCATCGTGATGATCAATCCCATCGTCCCGATCTACAACGACCGGTCCGTGGTCTGCATGCCCACCCTCGACGGACATTGCAGCTCCCTCACGGAACGGGGCGTGACCGCCGTCGCCGAGCAGTCGTTCCGGATCAACTCGAGGGTCAAGCTCGAGCTGGGGACCCTCCTCTTCCGCGCCGACCATCCCGGGACCGACCTCCTCATGATCGAGCCGTCTCCGGCGGAGTCGTCCCTGTTCCTCTACGGGAGCATGAATTTCGCGGAACGGATCCATTCCATGAATTACGGCTACAACTCCTCGGTGCATTACTTCATCGAGAATTTCGACATGTTGCGGGAATGCTTCGCCCGGCACGGGATGGACGTCTCCCTTGAACGGCTCGACGCGGACCGGTTTCTCCAGCATGCCGAACTCCCCGCGGGCAGGCGCCGGTTCGGTCTCAAACGCCAGCAATCCCCGGTCCCTTCCCGATGA